The following coding sequences lie in one Rhodohalobacter barkolensis genomic window:
- the hslU gene encoding ATP-dependent protease ATPase subunit HslU, with protein MKLVEQQNLTPRQIVAELDKYIIGQKEAKRSVSIALRNRWRRLKSDPEIRDEIIPNNILMIGPTGVGKTEIARRLAKLAGAPFIKVEASKFTEVGYVGRDVESMIRDLTDIAINMVKMEMQERVKGKAAEIVEEKILDILIPPVRKKSPTSTTAANTGEVGFNPDNASDAELNERTRERFREKLKNGDLEDRDIEIEVDSSKTPMMQVFGPQGMEEMGVNLQDMLGNLTKGRKKTKRTLPISEAREIMLEQEAEKLIDHEAAVQEALERVQNQGIVFIDEIDKVASDSSSSSKGSGEVSRQGVQRDLLPIVEGSTVNTKHGIVKTDHILFVGSGAFHVSKPSDLIPELQGRFPIRVELNSLTEEDFFNILTQPKNALTKQYQAMLESEGVTVEFTEDAIREIAKIAAEVNQQVENIGARRLHTILSSLLEELLFAVPDDIQSGEINIDREYVQKQLSGLVKDKDLSHYIL; from the coding sequence ATGAAGTTAGTAGAACAACAAAATTTAACCCCGCGACAGATCGTCGCAGAGCTCGATAAATATATTATCGGCCAGAAAGAAGCGAAACGATCCGTTTCTATTGCACTCCGTAATCGATGGAGAAGATTAAAATCTGATCCTGAAATTCGTGACGAAATTATTCCGAACAACATTTTAATGATCGGCCCTACCGGTGTAGGTAAAACCGAAATAGCACGACGATTGGCTAAACTGGCCGGTGCACCATTTATTAAAGTTGAGGCTTCTAAATTCACAGAAGTTGGCTATGTAGGCCGTGATGTGGAATCTATGATTCGTGATTTGACAGATATCGCCATAAACATGGTGAAAATGGAAATGCAGGAGCGCGTTAAAGGGAAAGCCGCAGAGATTGTGGAAGAGAAGATACTCGATATCCTCATCCCTCCTGTTCGTAAAAAAAGTCCAACATCAACAACTGCTGCAAATACCGGAGAAGTTGGGTTTAACCCTGATAATGCTTCCGATGCAGAGTTAAACGAACGTACCCGAGAGCGTTTCAGAGAAAAACTTAAGAATGGTGACCTCGAAGATCGTGATATTGAAATTGAAGTTGATTCCTCCAAAACCCCGATGATGCAGGTCTTTGGCCCGCAGGGAATGGAAGAGATGGGAGTTAACCTGCAGGATATGCTTGGGAACCTGACCAAGGGACGCAAAAAAACCAAGCGTACACTTCCTATCAGCGAAGCCCGTGAAATAATGCTTGAGCAGGAAGCTGAAAAATTGATCGACCACGAAGCAGCTGTTCAGGAAGCTTTGGAAAGAGTTCAAAATCAAGGAATTGTATTCATTGATGAGATCGATAAAGTAGCAAGTGATTCATCATCCAGCAGTAAAGGCAGCGGAGAAGTAAGCCGGCAGGGTGTTCAGCGCGATCTCCTCCCCATTGTTGAAGGGAGTACGGTAAATACAAAACACGGTATCGTTAAAACCGATCATATCCTTTTTGTCGGTTCTGGTGCTTTCCATGTATCTAAACCATCAGACCTGATACCTGAACTACAGGGCCGTTTTCCAATACGTGTTGAACTGAACTCTTTAACTGAAGAAGATTTCTTTAATATTCTGACTCAGCCAAAAAATGCGTTGACGAAGCAGTATCAAGCCATGCTTGAATCTGAAGGCGTTACGGTAGAGTTTACGGAAGATGCTATTCGCGAAATTGCCAAGATAGCCGCAGAAGTGAACCAGCAGGTTGAAAATATCGGAGCCCGACGGCTTCACACGATTTTATCGTCACTGCTCGAAGAACTGCTGTTTGCCGTTCCGGATGATATTCAGTCCGGTGAAATTAATATCGACCGGGAGTATGTACAGAAACAGCTCTCCGGATTGGTAAAAGACAAAGATTTAAGTCATTATATCTTGTAA
- the hslV gene encoding ATP-dependent protease subunit HslV, producing MTNLKNLHATTVLGIIHNGKVALGADGQATLDKTVMKSTVKKVRELQKGTILAGFAGSTADAFTLFEKFEEKLNSYNGNLQRAAVEMAKEWRKDKFLQKLEALLVVVDKETPLLISGQGDVIEPDDKILAIGSGGSYALAAARALKENAPQLSAKEIVEKALHIAADICIYTNHNLTILEIDE from the coding sequence ATGACAAATTTGAAAAATTTGCATGCCACGACCGTTCTGGGAATTATTCACAACGGAAAAGTAGCATTAGGAGCAGACGGACAGGCAACACTGGACAAAACTGTAATGAAGTCTACAGTTAAAAAAGTTCGTGAACTGCAGAAAGGAACCATATTAGCAGGATTTGCAGGTTCTACGGCTGATGCATTCACACTATTTGAAAAATTTGAAGAGAAATTAAACAGCTATAACGGAAATCTTCAGCGGGCAGCCGTTGAAATGGCTAAAGAGTGGAGAAAAGATAAATTCCTCCAGAAACTTGAAGCCCTTTTGGTCGTTGTAGATAAAGAAACACCCCTTCTCATTTCGGGCCAGGGTGATGTGATTGAACCGGATGACAAAATTCTGGCAATTGGCAGTGGCGGCTCATATGCACTTGCAGCCGCGCGTGCATTAAAGGAAAATGCGCCACAACTTTCAGCCAAGGAAATTGTTGAAAAAGCGCTGCATATTGCCGCTGATATCTGCATCTATACGAATCATAATTTGACCATTTTAGAAATTGACGAGTAG